GCTTAATAACCAATCCACACTTCCCGATATTGCAGACGCCAGTATCGGAGCATCCTTCTCATTTATTAATCCTTTAGCGTACTCCATGTCCTTTTCTGAAGCATCCAAAATCTTAAAGGGCAAGGTTTTAAAAAGAGCATAGTAATGCGCCAAGCTATTGGGCAGTTTTTTTTGCACGTTTCGCAGAACCTCGCTTACAACATCTTCAGAGATACAAGGAATTACAATTCCCAATTCAGAAAGAACCAGCACTTCATATGCTCCACCCTTTTTTGATGCAAGTCCTGCAATGATCACGCTGCTGTCCAGGAAAACTTTACTCCGTTTCATAGGAGTGAGAGCCCTCCCTTAGCTCTGCTAACAATGCATCTATGTCAATCTGGTTTTTCTCCATATCTTTTTGTACGCTACCGGCAAGTTCCTTAACCTTAATATTTTCCGGAGTTGCAACAATTGCTTTTCCTATTTGGAATACCTCCAGAATAGTGTCTTCACTTATCCCGAGGTGTTCCCGTATTTCAGCCGGAATCGTAAATTGACCCTTCCCCCACACCCGCACTTTTCTTATCCCATGAGGATAACTTCTTTTGGCCTTAAGCTCTATGTCTGACATTCTGCCTTTCCACCTTTCCTACTATTAGACTTACTATAAACCTAAAAGGTGAAAAATACAAGTTCAGAATAAGCGGATTGTTTCAAAAAAAGCGTCACAGATATTGTTGCCCCAATAGATGCCCTTTGGGGTTAGACGGTAGCCATCGGCTTCTGCTGTGACATAGCCTTCCGCCAGAAGCTGTTTCACAAGTTCCCGGATATTCACGCCAAACATGTCCTCACATTCTCTCTATTAATCAATTCTCTATAACCTTTTACCCATAATTTTTATATTAGGGCAAATACAACCAGTTTCAGCGCTTAAAACATAGCCTTCTTTGACAGTCCGCCTCTTTGCTGCATAAAAAAATGATACCCTATGGATATCATTTTTTTTATGCGGGGATTGATTTTATGATCTAGATCATTTTGGCAATAAGTTCTGCCGGATCGAGGACAGGGACATTTTGTTCAGGGTTAGTCTTGTCTTTGACGCCATCTTCCAGCATAGTGATACAGAATGGACAGTTGGCGCCAATTGCCTGCGGCTCTTTGGACAAAGCCTGTTCGACCCTCAGGTTGTTGATCCGGTCGCCGATATTTTCTTCCATCCACATCCTTGATCCGCCTGCGCCGCAGCAGAAGCTCTTTTCGTGGTTGCGGTCCATCTCAATAAGCTGTACACCCGGGACCATCTTGAACAATGCTCTCGGCGCGTCAAATTCTTGCTGATAACGTCCAAGGTAGCAGGAATCATGGTAGACGATCTTCTGTTCAGGCAGCTGGACATTCTTATTCAGTTTCAGCCTGCCATCTTTGATGAGCTGGTTGATTAGCTGGGTATGATGGATGACTTCAAAATTGCCGCCAAACTGCGGATATTCATTTTTCAGCGTATTGAAGCAGTGCGGGCAGTCCGTAATGATTTTCTTGACTTTATAGTTGTTTAAGATGCCGATATTTTCTTTGGCTATTAACTGGAAGAGATATTCATTACCGCCTCTGCGGACAAAGTCACCGCAACATTTTTCTTCTTTGCCCAGGATGGCGAAACCAACGCCGGCAGCTTTAAGGATTTTCGCTGTTGCGACAGACACTTTCTTGGCCCTGTTATCAAACGAACCTGCGCAGCCGACCCAGAAAAGGTATTCCGGATTTTCGGCTGTTTTCATGGTTTTTATATTGAGGTCCTTCGCCCAGGATGCCCGATCACTCCAGCTGATACCCCACGGATTGAATTTGCTTTCAATATTGCGGAATGCAAGCTGCAGCTCCTCCGGATAATTATTTTCATTCATGACTTCATACCGGCGCATATCAATGATCTTATTGACATGTTCGTTGGATACGGGGCAATTGGTTTGACAAGCTCTGCACGTGGTGCAGGCCCACAGTTCATCACGGGTAAAGATGTCTCCAATCAATTCTTTCTGGAGGATCTGAGCCGCTTCACGGTCCGTTTTCGTCAGTTCGGCCAAGCCCTTAGCGCTAAGATCATCAGCGTGTCTGATGCCCAGCTTATTCAGCACGGCGCCCTTTTCCAAGAGATGTTCTTTTAACGTCCTGCTGAGCAGTTGTTTAGGATTTAAGGGTTTCCCGGAAATATTGGCCGGACAGTTGTCCATACAACGGCCGCATTCCCCACAGGAAAAGCTGTCGAGCAGCTGCTTCCAGGTGAAGTTCTCAATTTTTCCGACACCATACTCTGTCAGCGATCTATCTTCCAGATCCATGGGCGCGATTTGAGCGCCGGCTGGTATCAGGGTCGCGAAATAGCTATTAAACGGCGAAGCCAGCAGGTGCAGGTGTTTGGAATTTGGAATATATACCAAAAATCCGAAAAGTATCAGGACGTGCATCCACCAAAATATTTCGCTAATGGCGCCTACGGTCTCAGGGCTGTATCCCTGGTATAGTCCGGCAAACATATTATAGACAAACGCCAGGCTGTAAGCAGGGTTTGCGTGCAGGGCAACTTTGGCGCCACTGGTTAGCCATTCTGTGATGATGACTCCTAAGATTAAAATAACAACAATGGCAGCTTCCGCGGTCCGGTAAAGGCGTTTCGGCCTGACGATCCATCTCCGGATAATGCCGATGATTAAGCCGATAAATACGAGTGATGCCAGAATATCTTTTACTAAAAAGAAGTAAGGATTTGTTCCCAAGAAAGGTACTTGAACAGAAGGAAACAGCCCTTCGATCACAAATGGAATTTCTCCTAAACAAATAAAGATGAATCCCCAAAAGATAAATAAGTGGATATACCCATAATATTCTTTCAGCAATTTTCCCTGCAGCAATACGTTCACAACAAAATTCTTAAATCGCTCGCCCGGGTGGTCAAACCTGTCTTCTTCTGCTCCCAGAGCCAGAATGCCTATTTTTTTATTCAGGGCATATGCAAAAGCGCTAATAGAAAGAACAGCAATTATCAAAAATATAATTAATTTTAAAGAAAGCAAACCAATACCTCCCTTTGCTTTAATAATCCTCTCTGAACTGTATGGTATATCTTATCGTTTACGCCGTTGCCTTAAGTTCCTTAACTTTTTGGGTCAACAGCGGTACAACTTTATGGAGATCACCGACTATGCCATAGGTGGCAATACTGAATATCGGGGCTTCGGGGTCAGTATTGATCGCAACAATAATTTCAGAGGTTTTCATCCCGGCTTGATGCTGGATAGCTCCTGAAATACCACAGGCTACATAGAGCTTCGGTGATACGGTCTTACCCGTTTGCCCAACCTGGCGTTCATGCGGAACCCACCCGGAATCAACTGCTACACGGGATGCGCCGGCTACGCCGCCAAGGGCTTCGGCCAATTCCATAATTAAATGGTAATGTTCCGGACCGCCGATCCCTCTGCCTCCGGATACAACGATTTCAGCATCCTGCAGGTTCACACTATTGCCGAGGTTTTTCACGATATCCATAATTTTGGTGGTAACATCTTCTTCCTTAACGGAGGTTTGACAAGGGATGATTTCTCCGGTGCGGGTATAATCCGGCTCAGCCATTTTCATGACTTTTGGACGGACAGTCGCCATTTGCGGCCGGTGGTTTTGGCACAAAATCGTGGCCATAACGTTGCCTCCGAAGGCCGGCCGGGTCTGTCTCAAAAGCCGTGTTACCGGATCAATGTCAAGCTGGGTGCAATCTGCCGTTAGACCGGTCGTAATCCTTACACCAATCCGCGCTGCAAAGTCACGTCCGTTATTGGTGGCTCCGAACAGGACGATTTCCGGTTTGTAGATGTTGATTATTTCACAAATCGCAGTGGTATAGGAATCAGTACGGTAATCTTTAAATACCGGTGCGTCAATTAAATAAACTTTTTCGGCGCCATAAGCAAAACATTCTTTTGCTAAGTGGCCGACATTTTCGCCAAGCAGCACGCCGGCCAGTTCTACCTCCAGATCATTCGCAAGTTTGCGTCCCTCGCTCAAAAGTTCGAGAGCTACAGTATCAATCTTCCCGTTGCGTTGTTCAATAAAGACCCAAACACCTTTGTATCCATCAAGCTTATTTTCTGATGTTTTTGGTTTTGCTTTTCTGGTTACTTCGATGGCGTTATTCGGACAGGCTTTACCGCATGCGCCACAGCCGGTGCAATTATCTTTGAACTTCGCAATACCGGCTACGATTTCAACGGCGCCAAAAGGGCATTTATCTACACAGGCACCGCAGCCGTTACATAAATTATCGAGTATCTTTACGCTCATTTACTGCTCCTCCTTTACAATATTTCTCTTTCCTTGAATTTACCGATGAGCAAATTGCATAATTCTTCTTCATTTTTACCCTTCAGCATCTCACTTGTGAATTTGACTTCAGGGTTAAAAACCTGCGCGACCTGTGTGGTGGAACCATTCAGTCCGGTCTTTTCGGGAGAAGCATTTATGTCTTTAGCATTCCAGGTCTTTATCTCGGCTCTTGATGCCTTTATTGAACCCTTGACACTGGGATACCGGGGCTCAATACTTTTATCGACAGTGATAACCGCCGGCAATTTGACTTTAATCACTTCAAACCCGCCTTCATAAGCACGTTCAACGACGAGATAATCATCATGGACTTCTCTGATCTTTTGGACATATGTCGTCTGGGGAAGTCCTAAATGCTCGGCAATACCTGGTCCTACCTGGCCAGTATCCCCGTCAATCGCCTGTTTCCCGCAGAAAATAATGTCCGGTTTGCCAACGTGCTCAATCGCTTTGGCTAAAGAATATGAGGTAGCCCAGGTATCGGCGCCTGCAAACGCAAAGTCACTGATCAGTACCGCTTCATCCGCACCCATCGCCAGGCATTTGCGCAGCGCGGTTGCTGCCATTGGCGGTCCCATCGCCAGGACGGTAACTTTACCGCCGTATTGTTCTTTGACTCTAATAGCAGCTTCGGCGGCGCATTCGTCTGTAGGATTAACAATACTCGGCACACCGTCACGGATCAAAGTGTTTTTTACCGGGTCGATTTTCACTTCAGTAGTATCTGGTACTTGTTTAACGCAAACAACTATTTCCACTTTTTCCATCCTTTCCAACGAGAATATATTCCAGTTAATAACTCATTTAGTTAATATTATTTTGGTTTATATTATTATAGCCTATAATAGTGTAGCAAAAAAAATTTCTCCTAATTTACAAATTGTTTTAAATTTATATCATCCGACACAATCGCCGTCTAAGGCTACTAATTCTTTAGCTAACTCTCCGGCAGCATCTTCATCGGTATCCAAAATTGCCTGGCTTAGTCTGGTATAAATATCTGTAATGATCCTACCTCCTTTTAATTTATAGGCTTTCAATGTAAATAGCGTCCACCTCCTTGGCGATAATCACCCTGGGGTTATTGGAACACTGCAGCGCTTGACAGCCCCCGGACGGATGAGTTCCAGCACCTCCCCCTCATCGCGGAATACCTTCCCGCTGTATGGCAGCTACCACTTTTCCTATGAATAAAAAAGCAAGATCCGTACCACTGCGGTAATGACCTTGTCAAGAGCATCTTTTTTGCATTACGGTTCTTATCTAATCCTTTGATAATACAGCATCTTTGCCGGCCGGCTTCAATTATGCCAGCCATTTGCAAGACAGAACAGAATGTTGAATTTTGTCTAAATTGTAGAACCAATTATGACTTATCCATGAGACAAACGGTGTTTCTTAATTTTATAATGGTTTCTAATAATTATAATTAGGCGGCTTAATCTGGCCATAGGATTCCTCCCAGCAGCCTGAATTTTGAATTCCACGATAATGCCTCCTAAATTTCTGGATTAGTTTCTGGTTGATGTCCTTGTTATACTGGTCGAAGAGTAATCGGTAGGCAGGGAGATGACCTCAACGAGCTATGCATAATGCAAAAAAACACCTTCCACAGGAAGGTGTTTGAGAACGATTTTATTTTTGTATCAACAAATCTATCTAATAACTATTTTTACCTGCAGCTTTTAACAAAGACCCAAACCAATTTACTATTTTATATACCAAACGTTATTACTATCCTTTAACGCTTCTGCCAGAGATCAGCCAAGGAGCTGGAAATGGCTCCGTCATGTTTTTGCTGTTGACTCGCGATACCTCTATATGGATTGCTTCAGTGCGCTCCAAGCCGTTTTCCCGGAACAAAGCAGGAAGAGACGTTAGAATTTCGAAGTCCAAGGTGTAGATCACAAAATTCATGGCGGGATTAATGGAGAGCAAACTCTTTATTTCACTGCCGATCCTCGGAGAACCCACTATAAACGCTGTGTCCGGCGCCGGCAGCTGATCCAGGACACCGTCTTCCAGAGACTCAACGATTATTACGTTGCTCAGACCAAATTTGTCAACATTACATTTCATGGTTTTCCGATCCCTGCGATCATATTCCACAGCAATGACACTACCCTCAGCAGCAATCATGGCGGCCTCCACCGCGATGCTCTCACCTGAGATTATACATATATTATCCCGGTCGCCCAGATTGAGCTTATTCATTATAACAGCCCGAACTTCCCGGCACACATACTGAACAGAGCCGTAGGAGAAACGGCTGTTCTCCATACCTATATGATAATTTGTTGCAGCGTTAGGATTTAGAATCAACATAGCTGCAGAGGCGTTGATCCCGCGGTTGATCATGTCTGAGACCTTGTCGTGCTTGATCTCGCCGGATGGATCTGAACCCTCATTGTACCAGATATCGCAGTCGCCCAGTTCCGCATTCCACATGTCGTAGAAGATATCCGGATGTCCGGCATCGGTAAAGACCAGCACTGCCCGGTTGCTCATAACGCTCGGAATCAGGTTCTTGCTCTTCCCTGTGATGTCCAGCATTTTCAGTTTTGCCAGGTTGATCTCAACGTTCTCTGAAAAATACCGGAGCCAGGATAAAATGACCTCATTAGTGAACATTGTCTGTTCCACAGGCAAAACCTCCTTTGTTAACGATATCATACCATATTTTTTGGATTTATGCCCAGTATCAGCTAAGTTTAAGCGCCGGTGCGCTCCAGCAGGCGTTCCCATTTTTGATCCACAGAGGCTTGCGCTTCTTCAATCATCCACTCGTTGCCTTTCTGGAACATATGGCGGAATCTACCCTGGGGGCGAAGAAAGTCTACCACGGGCAGCTTTTTCTTCGGTGTATAGCTCAGACGCCACACCCCCTCCTCTACTTCGAAAAGGGGCCAGACGCAGGTATCCACCGCCAGCTTTATGATCTCCGCAAGCCTGGCCGCGGGGTAATCCCATCCGCGAGGACATGGGGACAATACGTTCAAAAAGCAAGGGCCCTCAGTATAAATGGCATTATAAGCCCTGGTGTGCAGATCCTTGAAATTGCCGATAGGAGCGGT
This region of Pelotomaculum schinkii genomic DNA includes:
- a CDS encoding PIN domain-containing protein yields the protein MKRSKVFLDSSVIIAGLASKKGGAYEVLVLSELGIVIPCISEDVVSEVLRNVQKKLPNSLAHYYALFKTLPFKILDASEKDMEYAKGLINEKDAPILASAISGSVDWLLSLDKHFLNIDGKEKLDFVICSPGNFLKKL
- a CDS encoding AbrB/MazE/SpoVT family DNA-binding domain-containing protein → MSDIELKAKRSYPHGIRKVRVWGKGQFTIPAEIREHLGISEDTILEVFQIGKAIVATPENIKVKELAGSVQKDMEKNQIDIDALLAELREGSHSYETE
- a CDS encoding (Fe-S)-binding protein, producing the protein MLSLKLIIFLIIAVLSISAFAYALNKKIGILALGAEEDRFDHPGERFKNFVVNVLLQGKLLKEYYGYIHLFIFWGFIFICLGEIPFVIEGLFPSVQVPFLGTNPYFFLVKDILASLVFIGLIIGIIRRWIVRPKRLYRTAEAAIVVILILGVIITEWLTSGAKVALHANPAYSLAFVYNMFAGLYQGYSPETVGAISEIFWWMHVLILFGFLVYIPNSKHLHLLASPFNSYFATLIPAGAQIAPMDLEDRSLTEYGVGKIENFTWKQLLDSFSCGECGRCMDNCPANISGKPLNPKQLLSRTLKEHLLEKGAVLNKLGIRHADDLSAKGLAELTKTDREAAQILQKELIGDIFTRDELWACTTCRACQTNCPVSNEHVNKIIDMRRYEVMNENNYPEELQLAFRNIESKFNPWGISWSDRASWAKDLNIKTMKTAENPEYLFWVGCAGSFDNRAKKVSVATAKILKAAGVGFAILGKEEKCCGDFVRRGGNEYLFQLIAKENIGILNNYKVKKIITDCPHCFNTLKNEYPQFGGNFEVIHHTQLINQLIKDGRLKLNKNVQLPEQKIVYHDSCYLGRYQQEFDAPRALFKMVPGVQLIEMDRNHEKSFCCGAGGSRMWMEENIGDRINNLRVEQALSKEPQAIGANCPFCITMLEDGVKDKTNPEQNVPVLDPAELIAKMI
- a CDS encoding electron transfer flavoprotein subunit alpha — translated: MSVKILDNLCNGCGACVDKCPFGAVEIVAGIAKFKDNCTGCGACGKACPNNAIEVTRKAKPKTSENKLDGYKGVWVFIEQRNGKIDTVALELLSEGRKLANDLEVELAGVLLGENVGHLAKECFAYGAEKVYLIDAPVFKDYRTDSYTTAICEIINIYKPEIVLFGATNNGRDFAARIGVRITTGLTADCTQLDIDPVTRLLRQTRPAFGGNVMATILCQNHRPQMATVRPKVMKMAEPDYTRTGEIIPCQTSVKEEDVTTKIMDIVKNLGNSVNLQDAEIVVSGGRGIGGPEHYHLIMELAEALGGVAGASRVAVDSGWVPHERQVGQTGKTVSPKLYVACGISGAIQHQAGMKTSEIIVAINTDPEAPIFSIATYGIVGDLHKVVPLLTQKVKELKATA
- a CDS encoding electron transfer flavoprotein subunit beta/FixA family protein translates to MEIVVCVKQVPDTTEVKIDPVKNTLIRDGVPSIVNPTDECAAEAAIRVKEQYGGKVTVLAMGPPMAATALRKCLAMGADEAVLISDFAFAGADTWATSYSLAKAIEHVGKPDIIFCGKQAIDGDTGQVGPGIAEHLGLPQTTYVQKIREVHDDYLVVERAYEGGFEVIKVKLPAVITVDKSIEPRYPSVKGSIKASRAEIKTWNAKDINASPEKTGLNGSTTQVAQVFNPEVKFTSEMLKGKNEEELCNLLIGKFKEREIL
- a CDS encoding bifunctional cobalt-precorrin-7 (C(5))-methyltransferase/cobalt-precorrin-6B (C(15))-methyltransferase, which codes for MEQTMFTNEVILSWLRYFSENVEINLAKLKMLDITGKSKNLIPSVMSNRAVLVFTDAGHPDIFYDMWNAELGDCDIWYNEGSDPSGEIKHDKVSDMINRGINASAAMLILNPNAATNYHIGMENSRFSYGSVQYVCREVRAVIMNKLNLGDRDNICIISGESIAVEAAMIAAEGSVIAVEYDRRDRKTMKCNVDKFGLSNVIIVESLEDGVLDQLPAPDTAFIVGSPRIGSEIKSLLSINPAMNFVIYTLDFEILTSLPALFRENGLERTEAIHIEVSRVNSKNMTEPFPAPWLISGRSVKG